The window tttcattccttGATATAGACTAACTCgtctatattattttttacatacTAAAAATGCTCAAATTCTTTGTATCCATTAGATTGTTTATTGTCATGCTTCTCTAAACtttctattttaataatatgCTTTGAGTTCACATTTATTTAAGATGAAGTTGAAACTATAGTAGTCAAGTTATACACCCATCATTAATATTTGAGAATTTTCCAGAACAAGAgtttaaattcaaaatcatCCGTGGAAAGGGTAGGTGGGATCAATGGGGCTTCACCTCCTACGTCATCAATACCGCAACTGCAGCCTGGAGCGCTGTTCAATCCTGCAGGGGATGCCCGAAAAGGTTTCCATTACTTACCGATTGCCTTATAAATTTGAGCTTCTAATATGTAAAATTAATCTTGTATTGCCTAATAGGACATTTGTCCTGACTTTGTGATGAGAACATCTTAAATGGATGAACAGCAACTGATTGCTTCTGTCACAGATGGCAATGGATTCATATTGTGTCTCAGAGAGGAAGATAAAAAGGGAAATTGCTCTCAAAATATTAAATACCATGATAAGGTTTGATTCCTTATGACTGAATTTCTTTTAGATAGATATTGAATGGCATACTAAATATATTCCTTGCCAATTATCACCATTCTTTGGGGCTTATTGTATTGGTATGTGAATGACAGTTTGTTTTGGAAAGATTTCTTGACTTAAGATACAGCTTGTGGACCCTATAAGACAGTGCTATTTCCAATTCTTATTAATCGGAGAGGGGTCTAAATAGCTGCATCTGTTTCATGGCTCCTCCTAAGCCATTTTTAAGACCAATGGCCCAATGCTGCAtgaaagatattataaaattcTCAGATAAGAGAGAAGGATAAAGAGCCTGCTGCAGATATTGTCAGACTTTTCTGTACATACACCCTTGCTTAAAATGTAGAAGTTCAAATTACCCTTCACTAATAAATAACTCTTCTAACCCTCACTGTCAAGTTTGTGGACAGGTGTCTGTCATGGTATATAATGCCTAACTTTTCAAAAAGATTTGGAACTGGTTCTTACTTAACGTCTATGTAAAAGTATCTCCCAATAGATCACTGAACATATGTTATTTGCTTCCTTATGAGCATGTCTCACACAAGTTGAAACTAGATTTAGTGTGTTTGGTTCACTCATGACATACTTGGTTATTAGCAATATTAATTGCTAATCAATTAAAAAGAAGTCTTGATGGGCTTGTTATTAAAAAAGTGGATCTCCTCCAAGAGAATCTCACCATTTCATCTCACATGTTGTATAAGCCATAATCAATAAATCTGAACAGACTGACTCTCGCTCAGGGAGAATAGAGGAATTTACTGGGGAAAAAATTGGGGGGTTAGCAAGACTTTAGGCATAGACCTCATGGGCAACCAGAGTCTTCTATGATCTTATAAAATTGTTAGACAAGGAAGAAAGATACTGAGAGTAGGAGAGAGAATTTACCAAATATGGTGGCTAACTCCTCTTTATAAATAGCATTTGTTATAATATAAAAGTACAAAATTAACCCTCACTAATACATGGGTCACCTAACAAAAGGATTGTATTGTCTTGCCATTCACCTCTAGGAAAGCACTGAGTATCAGACATGGGAGAGTTTTATTTGGCTACAACTTTTAGCATGAATAGGTAAGATGGTAACAATTTTACACAAAGACTTTAAGCAAAGACCTTATGGGCAACCAGAGTCTTCTATgatcttataaaatttttagacAAGGAAGAAAGATACTGAGAATGGGAGAGAGAATTTACCAAATATAGTGGCTAACTCCTCTTTATAAATAgcatttgttaaaatataaaagtaCAAAATTAACCCTCACTAATACATGGGTCTCCTAACAAAAGGATTGTACCGTCTTGCCATTCTCCTCTAAAGGAAAGCACTGAGTATCAGATAAGGAAGTTTTATTTGGCTACAACTTTTAGCATGAATAGGCAAGATGGTGAAACAATTTTACACCAATAAGCTCTATCTCAAATGCACCTTATCTTCTTGTAGGAACAAGGTGGAGGGTATGGGTTCAGGATTCACTGGACAGATGTAACCttccaataaaaaagaaaaaagatgatgaaaaaactgtactaATTCAACTAGGTGCAAGGAGAAGACAaatctcttccttttatttatttatttatttattttttcctttcttttctggTTGTTTGAGTAGCCTGAGAAGCTGTGAATGCTACAGGTTGGGATCCCTTCTTTCTTGTTTGTAAAAAGAGTTTTTTATCTGTTAGATTCCTATTGTTGCACCGTTAGTATTCATATGTGGCTTCCTATGCAGGATGCTTTTGGTGGTTCAGTATGTCATCTTAAGGAGATGTCCCACTCTCACATTGTTTTTCAACATGACAAAAGTGGTCTTAATCATAATGAGACCCTAAGAGAATGCCCTAGTAAtgcttttttgggttttgcaaGAGATGGCACCGTGGAAGATATGCCCCAGATTAAATATAGTAACATGGATGTTGATGCATGTCCTGTAGAAAATGCTATTGCTGCCTCTATAATAAAATCTACAAGAGTTCCTTCCGCTTCTTTTGAGTTTTATGTCATGTCAGAAGAGGGGATCAATCTATATGTTGATTTGAATTCAAGCCCATCAGAGTGGACTAAAAGATTTAAGAATGAGGTTTATATTTGCGAGGGTGTGCACAGGAACAAGTCGGGAAGTCTTCATCAGGACCTTGGGCACTTTGGAGAGGCTAATaaacaaacagaaaattccTTTATAGGTAATGTAGATTCAGTCCAAATCAATGATGGTCATGTACTAAAAAGATCTTCCCCAAGTTCAAAAATGATAGAAGATGATCATATGGGGTTTGAACGACCAGATAAAGGTGATGCATCTTTACTGTCCTCTGCAATAATGTCTTGTGGCATGGCCTTAGATGAATCAGAGAATTTGAAGAAAGATCTAGTGCTTATCTCGTCCGAACCTAGTTCTAATACACAGGACCAGATAAATTCTGCTGCTGAATCTTGTGCAAAAGATCAGTGTACTGTAATCCTTGATTCAGACATCACTGACACTCTGCAGTTAAAGTCAGCAAGCAATTCTGTGGTCAACTCAGAATCCAATTGTCCACTTAGCCCTCTCGCATCAAAGGATCAAAATTCAAAAGGTGATGAAATTTTTGAGAACTCAACCATGCAAAACAGTTGCAGTCTTGTGAACCCTAGTGTGGTATATCCTGGAAGTTCT of the Quercus robur chromosome 10, dhQueRobu3.1, whole genome shotgun sequence genome contains:
- the LOC126701884 gene encoding uncharacterized protein LOC126701884 isoform X1; its protein translation is MANKENEDFYYNLPRKELQSLCKKYGLPANRSHSELATLLISYLENKSLNSKSSVERVGGINGASPPTSSIPQLQPGALFNPAGDARKDGNGFILCLREEDKKGNCSQNIKYHDKDAFGGSVCHLKEMSHSHIVFQHDKSGLNHNETLRECPSNAFLGFARDGTVEDMPQIKYSNMDVDACPVENAIAASIIKSTRVPSASFEFYVMSEEGINLYVDLNSSPSEWTKRFKNEVYICEGVHRNKSGSLHQDLGHFGEANKQTENSFIGNVDSVQINDGHVLKRSSPSSKMIEDDHMGFERPDKGDASLLSSAIMSCGMALDESENLKKDLVLISSEPSSNTQDQINSAAESCAKDQCTVILDSDITDTLQLKSASNSVVNSESNCPLSPLASKDQNSKGDEIFENSTMQNSCSLVNPSVVYPGSSASGSPEMPTSDVASKDASTSAFETDGLLDLVDPKRNTEQGALANSSELNNDLLPTCVEEWERSNIINGRESSECSQINNSVERTCISSNDTESKELHKKRKHVDGEDRSPYGKPDAKILRSSNHSARGAIPRRSMRLISK
- the LOC126701884 gene encoding uncharacterized protein LOC126701884 isoform X2, encoding MLQDAFGGSVCHLKEMSHSHIVFQHDKSGLNHNETLRECPSNAFLGFARDGTVEDMPQIKYSNMDVDACPVENAIAASIIKSTRVPSASFEFYVMSEEGINLYVDLNSSPSEWTKRFKNEVYICEGVHRNKSGSLHQDLGHFGEANKQTENSFIGNVDSVQINDGHVLKRSSPSSKMIEDDHMGFERPDKGDASLLSSAIMSCGMALDESENLKKDLVLISSEPSSNTQDQINSAAESCAKDQCTVILDSDITDTLQLKSASNSVVNSESNCPLSPLASKDQNSKGDEIFENSTMQNSCSLVNPSVVYPGSSASGSPEMPTSDVASKDASTSAFETDGLLDLVDPKRNTEQGALANSSELNNDLLPTCVEEWERSNIINGRESSECSQINNSVERTCISSNDTESKELHKKRKHVDGEDRSPYGKPDAKILRSSNHSARGAIPRRSMRLISK